A stretch of DNA from Ruminococcus albus 7 = DSM 20455:
AGCGCAAGCATCATAAGGCATAAAAGTCCCATAAATCCTGCAATAAGCACCTCTGCGGTAACTCCCAGAATTATCAGCAGCACCGCAACGATAACTATAACTATCAAAGCTTCCACTGCGATGCGCCTCCTTTAGTCGTCCAGCTTCAGTACGCTCATGAAAGCTTCCTGGGGAACAGATACAGTACCCAGCTGACGCATCCTCTTCTTACCTTCTTTCTGCTTTTCGAGCAGCTTCTTCTTACGTGTGATATCACCGCCGTAGCACTTTGCAAGAACATCTTTTCTGAGCGCCTTGATAGTTTCACGCGCGATTATCTTTCCGCCTATGGCAGCCTGTACGGGCACCTCAAACATCTGACGCGGTATATTCTCCTTCAGCTTTTCGGTAAGTCTTCTGCCGCGGGCGTAAGCCTTATCTTCATGTACGATGAATGACAGCGCATCCACGATCTCTCCATTCAGCAGAACATCCAGCTTCACAAGCTTTGAGGGCGCATAGCCCTTGAGTTCATAGTCAAATGATGCATAGCCCCTTGTACGGGATTTCAGTGCATCGAAGAAATCGTACACTATCTCATTCAGCGGCAGTACGTAATGCAGGTCAACACGGTTCTCGTCGATGTACTGCATATCCACGAATGTACCTCTCCTGTCCTGACAGAGTTCCATTATATTGCCAACAAACTCCGATGGGGTATAGATATGCGCGTTGACAACAGGTTCTTCCGCCGAGGATATAGTACCGGGATCCGGGAAATTCGTGGGGTTGTCGATATACTTTGTTTCACCGCTGGTCATAGTTACTTTATATATAACCGAGGGTGCAGTTGTGATAAGATCGAGATTGTACTCGCGTTCAAGACGCTCCTGAATGATCTCCATGTGGAGAAGTCCGAGGAAACCGCAGCGGAATCCGAAGCCCAGTGCGATAGATGTTTCGGGCTCGAATGAAAGTGAAGCATCATTGAGCATCAGCTTTTCCAGTGCATCACGGAGATCGCCGTACTTAGCGCCGTCCGCAGGATAGATACCGCTGAATACCATTGGATTGACCTTTTTGTAACCAGGCAGTGATTCAGCGCAGGGTGCCTCCGCATTTGTGACAGTATCACCCACACGGGTATCGCCTATATCCTTTATTGAAGCGGTGATGTAGCCAACCTCACCTGCATGGAGCTCGCCTACAGGTACTAAGTCCTTAGCACCCATGTAGCCCACCTCAACGGACTGGAACTCAGCCTTTGCAGCTATAAGACGGATAGTATCCCCCGCCTTGATATGTCCTTCCATAACGCGTACATAGATTATAACACCCTTGTAGGGATCATAGTAGCTGTCGAATATCAGCGCCTTCAGCGGAGCGTTGTCATCCCCCTTCGGTGAGGGTATATCTGTTACGATACGCTCCAGCACTTCCTTGATATTAGTACCCATTTTCGCGGAGATACGGGGTGCATCCATGGCAGGTATGCCTATAACGTTCTCCACCTCGTTGCAGGCGCGGTCGGGGTCTGCTGAGGGCAGGTCGATCTTGTTTATAACAGGCAGTACTTCCAGATCATGCTCGATAGCAAGAT
This window harbors:
- the lepA gene encoding translation elongation factor 4, yielding MTPKDKIRNFCIIAHIDHGKSTLADRILELTETVELREMEDQLLDNMDIERERGITIKARAVRLTYHADDGEDYYFNLIDTPGHVDFNYEVSRSLAACEGAVLIVDASQGIEAQTLANTYLAIEHDLEVLPVINKIDLPSADPDRACNEVENVIGIPAMDAPRISAKMGTNIKEVLERIVTDIPSPKGDDNAPLKALIFDSYYDPYKGVIIYVRVMEGHIKAGDTIRLIAAKAEFQSVEVGYMGAKDLVPVGELHAGEVGYITASIKDIGDTRVGDTVTNAEAPCAESLPGYKKVNPMVFSGIYPADGAKYGDLRDALEKLMLNDASLSFEPETSIALGFGFRCGFLGLLHMEIIQERLEREYNLDLITTAPSVIYKVTMTSGETKYIDNPTNFPDPGTISSAEEPVVNAHIYTPSEFVGNIMELCQDRRGTFVDMQYIDENRVDLHYVLPLNEIVYDFFDALKSRTRGYASFDYELKGYAPSKLVKLDVLLNGEIVDALSFIVHEDKAYARGRRLTEKLKENIPRQMFEVPVQAAIGGKIIARETIKALRKDVLAKCYGGDITRKKKLLEKQKEGKKRMRQLGTVSVPQEAFMSVLKLDD